A genomic stretch from uncultured Pseudodesulfovibrio sp. includes:
- a CDS encoding MBL fold metallo-hydrolase, which translates to MRFQFWGTRGSLPVPGADTVKYGGNTTCIEVRSDNNDLIILDAGTGIRTLGIELSQSMPVKCHLFVSHTHWDHIQGIPFFIPMFVQGNELTIYGPPDPLTMTGVEAVLAKQMEYPHFPVRVVELQADISYDTLSDCQVVDLGFARVSTFLMNHPAMNFGFKIECDGKSLFFTGDHEPLHNIYQPDDAEYEEYEQVVRERSQAVIDFVSGVDVLIADSQYTEEEYQTKRGWGHSTYESSLELARDTGAGMTYLTHHDTTRTDEQLDAIFARISDEWSDSGVAFDLAREGEVIRM; encoded by the coding sequence ATGCGATTTCAATTTTGGGGAACTCGTGGTTCTCTACCTGTGCCGGGAGCAGATACGGTGAAGTATGGGGGCAATACGACCTGTATCGAGGTGCGGTCCGACAATAATGACCTGATTATTCTGGATGCGGGGACCGGCATCAGGACATTGGGAATAGAGTTGTCACAGAGTATGCCGGTCAAGTGTCACCTGTTTGTTTCTCATACCCATTGGGACCATATTCAGGGCATACCTTTTTTTATCCCCATGTTTGTGCAGGGGAATGAACTGACGATTTACGGTCCCCCTGATCCTCTGACCATGACTGGCGTTGAGGCTGTGTTGGCCAAGCAGATGGAATATCCTCATTTTCCGGTTCGCGTGGTCGAGTTGCAGGCGGATATCTCTTACGACACCCTGTCAGACTGTCAGGTCGTTGACCTCGGATTTGCCAGGGTTTCAACATTTCTCATGAATCATCCTGCCATGAACTTTGGGTTTAAGATTGAATGCGACGGGAAGAGTCTTTTCTTTACGGGTGACCATGAGCCGTTGCACAATATCTATCAGCCGGACGATGCCGAATATGAAGAATACGAGCAGGTTGTGCGGGAGCGAAGTCAGGCTGTCATTGATTTTGTCAGTGGCGTCGACGTACTGATAGCCGATTCACAGTATACCGAAGAAGAATACCAGACAAAGCGGGGGTGGGGACACTCAACCTATGAAAGTTCACTTGAACTTGCGCGGGACACTGGCGCGGGAATGACGTATTTGACACATCACGACACCACCCGGACGGATGAACAGTTGGATGCTATTTTTGCTCGAATCAGTGATGAATGGAGTGATTCTGGTGTGGCTTTTGACCTTGCCCGCGAGGGAGAAGTCATACGGATGTAG
- a CDS encoding DUF523 and DUF1722 domain-containing protein, producing MSENVKIGVSACLIGEKVRWNGMHERDRYLSEILAKHVEFIPLCPEIACGMGIPREQLRQTDCAGNIRLIGYESGDDLTQKMTDWADRVLPGLEKEDLNGFVLKPRSPSCGMRHAKIYSTTGKPPRLGSGFFARKLMKYALLLPIETSDRLQNPIVRENFIRRVFVYKRWNQMLSKGKNIGNLVDFHTRHKMLIRAHDLRGYRELGSLLGQANQSNTDTTFNNYATLLFKTMTLKATAKKNSDVLFHAMGFFKKQLDLGDKQELQTAITAYQNGMIPLLIPVTLLNHYARKYQKPYLTQQYYLNPSPTELQLLNHV from the coding sequence ATGTCGGAAAACGTCAAGATCGGTGTCAGCGCCTGCCTTATCGGCGAAAAAGTTCGCTGGAACGGAATGCATGAACGCGACCGCTATCTCTCTGAGATTCTGGCAAAACATGTTGAATTCATCCCATTATGTCCTGAAATAGCCTGCGGCATGGGCATCCCGAGAGAACAGTTGCGCCAAACCGACTGTGCCGGAAATATCAGACTCATCGGCTACGAATCCGGCGATGATCTGACGCAAAAAATGACCGACTGGGCGGACCGCGTCCTTCCCGGACTGGAAAAAGAAGACCTCAATGGTTTTGTCCTCAAACCCCGGTCTCCATCCTGTGGCATGCGTCACGCAAAAATATATTCAACAACAGGCAAACCACCCCGACTCGGGTCCGGATTCTTTGCCAGAAAACTCATGAAGTACGCATTATTGCTTCCGATCGAGACTTCGGATCGACTGCAAAACCCCATTGTCCGCGAGAACTTCATTCGCCGGGTTTTCGTATATAAACGATGGAACCAAATGCTTTCCAAGGGAAAAAACATCGGCAATCTGGTGGACTTCCATACACGGCACAAGATGTTGATCCGCGCTCACGACCTGCGGGGCTATAGAGAACTGGGTAGCTTGCTCGGACAAGCGAACCAATCCAACACGGATACGACGTTCAACAATTACGCTACTCTGCTCTTTAAAACCATGACCCTCAAGGCCACGGCTAAAAAGAACAGCGACGTACTCTTTCATGCCATGGGCTTCTTTAAGAAACAATTGGACTTGGGGGATAAACAGGAACTCCAGACCGCAATCACAGCATACCAAAACGGAATGATCCCATTGCTGATACCAGTGACGCTCTTGAACCACTATGCCAGGAAATACCAAAAACCGTACTTGACCCAGCAGTACTATCTGAACCCGTCACCAACGGAACTCCAGTTGCTGAATCACGTTTAA
- the murA gene encoding UDP-N-acetylglucosamine 1-carboxyvinyltransferase: protein MDKLIIEGGIPLQGSIQVSGAKNAALPILMACLLAEGQVNLSNVPRLADIRTSLKLLNILGCETSFEGNEATSLCTGLKPEAPYDLVKTMRASVLCLGPLLARLGEAKVALPGGCAIGARPVDLHLRGFERMGAEFEITEGYIKGRCKGGLKGAKITLDFPTVGGTENILMAACLAEGQSVIENAAREPEVEDLANFLNACGAKITGHGTSVITVQGVSSLSGCDYRVMPDRIEAGTYMVAAAITGGELEVLDCPFDALDAVSYKLREMGVWLQEEEGYVLVRRANGLLENVDVTTLPHPGFPTDMQAQLMALMCLGKGTGIIEEKIFENRFMHVLELVRLGADIRLKGRTAMVHGVGQLRGAPVMASDLRASASLVLAGLAAEGTTTIERIYHLDRGYENIEAKLSGVGARIKRVSS from the coding sequence ATGGATAAACTAATTATTGAAGGCGGCATTCCGCTGCAGGGAAGTATTCAGGTCAGCGGTGCTAAAAACGCCGCTCTGCCTATCCTTATGGCATGTCTTTTGGCAGAAGGTCAGGTCAACCTGAGTAATGTTCCCAGACTTGCCGATATCAGAACTTCCCTGAAACTTTTGAATATCCTTGGATGCGAAACATCTTTCGAGGGCAATGAGGCCACGAGCCTGTGCACAGGTCTTAAACCGGAAGCTCCATATGATCTGGTCAAGACCATGCGGGCTTCCGTGCTGTGCCTTGGGCCACTCCTCGCTCGGCTGGGTGAAGCCAAGGTCGCACTCCCAGGCGGCTGTGCCATTGGTGCGCGCCCTGTTGATCTTCATTTGCGCGGTTTTGAGCGTATGGGTGCCGAATTCGAAATCACCGAAGGGTATATCAAGGGCCGTTGTAAAGGTGGCCTCAAGGGAGCCAAAATCACTCTGGATTTCCCCACAGTGGGTGGCACTGAAAACATTCTTATGGCCGCTTGTCTGGCCGAGGGCCAAAGCGTCATTGAGAATGCGGCTCGCGAGCCTGAAGTCGAGGACCTTGCAAATTTCCTTAATGCGTGCGGCGCGAAAATTACCGGACATGGAACCAGCGTCATTACCGTTCAGGGCGTGTCCTCCCTTTCGGGCTGTGATTATCGTGTTATGCCGGACCGCATTGAGGCTGGAACTTACATGGTGGCTGCCGCTATTACTGGTGGCGAGCTGGAAGTGTTGGACTGTCCGTTCGATGCTTTAGATGCTGTCAGTTACAAGTTGCGTGAAATGGGTGTCTGGCTGCAGGAGGAAGAGGGCTATGTTCTTGTCCGCCGCGCCAACGGGCTGCTGGAAAACGTGGATGTGACCACGTTGCCTCATCCCGGATTCCCTACGGATATGCAGGCCCAGCTCATGGCGCTCATGTGCCTTGGCAAAGGGACGGGTATTATTGAGGAGAAGATTTTCGAGAATCGGTTCATGCATGTTCTAGAACTGGTTCGGCTTGGCGCAGATATTCGGCTCAAGGGTCGTACCGCCATGGTTCATGGCGTGGGGCAACTCAGAGGTGCTCCGGTTATGGCGTCCGACCTTCGGGCGAGTGCTTCACTCGTTCTGGCCGGTCTGGCCGCAGAGGGTACAACTACCATTGAGCGTATCTACCATCTGGATCGCGGTTACGAAAATATCGAAGCCAAGCTGTCCGGGGTGGGCGCACGCATTAAGCGCGTCAGCAGTTAA
- the metG gene encoding methionine--tRNA ligase translates to MQRFYITTPIYYVNAKPHLGHAYTTTVADSLNRFHRLMGEETYFLTGTDEHGDKIVQAAEANGQSPKDYVDTISKLFEDLWPDMNISNDDFIRTTQPRHIEVVQEILQKVFDAGDIYFGEYGGHYCFGCERFYTEKELVDGKCPDHQTVPEYIAEKNYFFKMSKYKDWLIDHINKHPDFIRPERYRNEVMSLLESGELEDLCISRPKSRLTWGIELPFDDQYVTYVWFDALINYLAALGYPEGDKFKKFWPAANHLVAKDILKPHAIFWPTMLKAAGIEPYQHLNVHGYWLVEDTKMSKSIGNVVEPLAMKDAYGLDAFRYFLLREMSFGQDSSFSEKALVGRLNADLANDLGNLFSRTLAMTHKYFGGIIPRPDVEDIVDAEIKKLGQEAMHSFQNNYSDFKFSRALEGLWELVRGLNKYIDASAPWTLYKEKNMERLSTVIYVLLENMRKIAVHLWPVMPEASEKMLSQLGMTFAPEKVNLPKELDVWGLLESGNTVEKTSNLFPRVEMPEATDEKAAPKAKKGKKAAKQEVADVEIPNIEFEDFQKLDLRVGTVKEVEKHPDADRLLLVRVDTGDAELRQVVAGIADFFSPDDLVGRQVVVVANLKPRKLRKQLSQGMILAVKTEDGMQLLTPSGEVPAGSKVS, encoded by the coding sequence TTGCAACGTTTTTATATCACCACGCCCATTTATTATGTAAACGCAAAACCTCATCTGGGGCATGCGTATACTACAACTGTGGCCGATTCCCTGAATCGTTTTCACAGACTGATGGGCGAGGAGACCTACTTCCTGACCGGCACTGATGAACATGGCGACAAGATCGTACAGGCCGCGGAAGCAAACGGTCAGAGTCCCAAGGATTATGTTGATACCATCAGCAAACTCTTTGAAGACCTGTGGCCGGACATGAACATTTCCAACGATGATTTTATCCGTACAACGCAACCTCGACATATTGAGGTGGTGCAGGAGATTCTGCAGAAAGTTTTTGACGCTGGAGATATATACTTCGGCGAGTACGGCGGACATTACTGCTTCGGCTGTGAGCGGTTCTACACTGAAAAAGAACTGGTCGACGGTAAATGCCCCGACCACCAGACCGTCCCCGAATACATTGCGGAGAAGAATTACTTCTTCAAGATGTCCAAATACAAAGATTGGTTGATCGACCATATCAACAAACATCCTGACTTTATTCGTCCTGAACGGTATCGGAATGAAGTTATGAGTCTGCTGGAATCCGGTGAGCTAGAGGACCTGTGTATTTCCCGTCCCAAGTCCCGTTTGACGTGGGGTATCGAGCTGCCCTTTGACGACCAGTATGTCACCTATGTCTGGTTTGACGCTCTTATCAATTACCTGGCCGCTCTCGGGTATCCTGAGGGTGACAAGTTCAAGAAATTCTGGCCCGCCGCCAACCATCTGGTGGCAAAAGATATTCTCAAGCCGCATGCCATTTTCTGGCCCACTATGCTCAAGGCCGCAGGTATCGAACCATATCAGCATCTCAACGTGCATGGATACTGGCTGGTGGAAGACACCAAGATGTCCAAATCCATCGGTAACGTGGTGGAACCGCTGGCTATGAAAGACGCATACGGTCTGGACGCCTTCCGGTATTTTCTGCTTCGGGAGATGTCTTTCGGGCAGGATTCAAGCTTCTCTGAAAAAGCCTTGGTGGGACGTCTGAATGCGGATCTCGCCAATGATCTCGGCAATTTGTTCAGCCGGACTCTGGCCATGACCCACAAGTATTTCGGTGGCATTATTCCTCGTCCAGACGTGGAAGATATCGTGGATGCCGAAATAAAGAAACTCGGACAGGAAGCCATGCATTCCTTCCAGAATAACTATTCCGATTTCAAATTCTCTCGTGCTCTTGAAGGGCTGTGGGAACTGGTGCGTGGGCTGAACAAGTATATTGACGCGAGCGCTCCCTGGACCTTGTATAAAGAAAAGAACATGGAGCGACTCTCTACAGTCATTTATGTGCTGTTGGAGAATATGCGTAAGATTGCGGTTCATCTCTGGCCTGTCATGCCTGAAGCTTCCGAGAAAATGCTCAGCCAGCTCGGTATGACGTTTGCCCCGGAAAAGGTCAATCTGCCCAAGGAACTGGATGTCTGGGGACTGCTGGAATCCGGCAATACCGTTGAGAAGACATCGAATCTCTTCCCTCGCGTCGAGATGCCCGAGGCCACTGACGAAAAGGCTGCCCCCAAGGCCAAGAAAGGCAAGAAAGCCGCGAAGCAGGAAGTTGCTGATGTGGAGATTCCGAACATTGAGTTTGAGGACTTCCAGAAGCTCGATTTGCGCGTCGGCACAGTCAAGGAAGTGGAAAAGCACCCTGATGCGGATCGGCTTCTGTTGGTTCGGGTGGACACTGGTGATGCAGAATTACGTCAGGTGGTCGCCGGTATTGCAGACTTCTTTAGCCCTGACGACCTTGTGGGCAGACAGGTGGTCGTTGTTGCCAACCTCAAGCCGCGCAAGCTGAGAAAACAGTTGTCTCAGGGGATGATTCTCGCGGTGAAGACCGAAGACGGCATGCAATTGCTCACCCCCTCGGGCGAAGTCCCGGCAGGGAGCAAAGTCAGCTAG
- a CDS encoding lipid-binding SYLF domain-containing protein produces MDIHRFVWVLVLSLLVFAGCAGKTTRGTEADLTAANVLVDEAARALETTIENDKDGVLRTMIDKAKGVLIIPAAGEASLLISIGGGNAVLMASTDKGWTGPVFMTKGTVGYGFQAGFSKQSGVVLFMHEDDVRYMLQTGAIVQAHARLVVLNVDFEIHETDEFYESGDVYFVGGQSGLYAGLAVNSGGFTDRTVLNEAYTGVKGGGPRAVLLEQKIQPEAAMRLREMLSRTGAGAEAQNGDSLTPTKEKDGTDVPSN; encoded by the coding sequence ATGGATATACATCGTTTTGTCTGGGTTCTTGTGTTGAGCCTGCTTGTTTTTGCCGGTTGCGCCGGGAAAACAACCCGTGGCACGGAAGCCGATTTGACTGCTGCCAACGTGTTGGTGGACGAGGCCGCTCGCGCTCTTGAAACGACGATTGAGAATGACAAGGACGGCGTTCTTCGGACCATGATCGACAAGGCCAAAGGCGTGTTGATTATCCCGGCCGCAGGAGAAGCTAGTCTGCTTATTTCCATCGGTGGCGGCAATGCCGTGCTGATGGCCTCCACTGACAAAGGATGGACCGGGCCTGTTTTCATGACCAAGGGGACCGTTGGATACGGTTTTCAGGCCGGTTTTTCCAAACAGTCAGGCGTTGTGCTGTTCATGCATGAGGACGATGTTCGCTACATGTTGCAGACAGGTGCCATCGTGCAGGCTCATGCCCGTTTGGTTGTCCTGAATGTGGACTTTGAAATTCATGAGACTGATGAATTTTATGAATCCGGTGACGTTTATTTTGTGGGCGGTCAGAGCGGATTGTATGCGGGGTTGGCGGTCAACAGTGGCGGCTTTACGGATCGGACCGTTTTGAATGAAGCCTATACTGGTGTAAAAGGTGGCGGGCCCAGAGCTGTTCTTCTGGAACAGAAAATTCAGCCCGAAGCTGCAATGCGTTTGCGTGAGATGCTCTCCCGGACAGGGGCTGGAGCTGAAGCGCAAAACGGAGATTCTCTTACTCCGACAAAAGAAAAGGACGGAACTGACGTTCCGTCCAACTAA
- a CDS encoding response regulator, with amino-acid sequence MKALIVDDDFYSRNMIHEILRQVAQCDIAVNGEEAIEAFGRGLANGEPYNLICLDLLMPEMDGQQALREIRALEKEHDVAPQNESKVIVTTMLADEKETHDAFFLGGATSYLVKPIDEEKLLNEIKSLGLV; translated from the coding sequence ATGAAAGCGCTTATCGTGGATGACGATTTTTACAGCCGGAATATGATTCACGAGATTTTACGCCAGGTTGCCCAGTGTGATATTGCCGTCAACGGTGAGGAGGCCATTGAGGCCTTTGGTCGTGGATTGGCTAATGGCGAACCGTATAATCTTATCTGCCTTGATTTGCTCATGCCTGAAATGGATGGGCAGCAGGCTCTTCGTGAAATACGTGCTCTGGAAAAGGAGCATGATGTTGCTCCTCAGAATGAGTCTAAAGTCATTGTTACCACCATGCTTGCGGATGAGAAGGAAACTCACGATGCCTTCTTCCTTGGCGGGGCTACTTCCTATCTGGTCAAACCCATTGATGAGGAAAAGCTTCTCAATGAGATAAAGAGCCTGGGGTTGGTTTAA
- a CDS encoding DNA internalization-related competence protein ComEC/Rec2 — MDKTCWTSRSIVPGLLPWQSYGLAFVLGIVSFKYPVSSMAGLGVVYLADFLLRGRSCRLPLLVFVCCAAFGFGYAAQRTPELPQGIPTWAETRKPILVRAVAERVEPRSSNRLRVVLGDIRCMVDGVEETLPGQMALSIRHPLYRPVPGQKLEALLRVVPVRSFGNPGGWDYGWYWQRQGVFWRAWPVGKAPLVWGESPADVLWQVKAQLRHTVSELLPGTQAGAMVLALTTGDRSLLSNETMEATRSAGLAHTLALSGLHVGFVAAMGFALALVVGWMYPPLLLTIPRPKLAVLMAAPLVLGYAWLGQPSASLIRAATMFGFWGFLLLQGRGRVLMDGLFFAVLTIVFVSPMAVFDLSLQMSVVAVAGIGLMYPHFRSLFLSGGSWPRQLVCWAVGVMCTSLSANIALLPLISWYFGTLCPNLLLNLIWLPALGFVVMPLGLAGVLMTLFPWTQGVGGVLLGWAAQVTEWMLALLSAVDAAGLTPVFAVLRPLWPEMLGCALLLVVVVSIVRSSRRVPVELAAIGFVLLISPHISVMVSDARDEVRLTMVDVGLGQALVVSLPGGHRWLVDGGGGSRTFDLGEAVVAPVLTRGRPPRLDGVFMTHPDVDHSHGLPFILDRFNVGAFYTNGMMPRGRAGERLRAALSRHNLVPCSLITGETVPLIENGFFEVLHPGKEFKSSKANERSLVMRLVWNEKPLALLTGDVEKAGIDALLNDESMMRSEVLVLPHHGSRSSFDPRMYEAVKSQVVLCSNGYLNRYGFPDPDVVREVGGRVLMTSRHGQVVCTWSDSGLGVESFYP, encoded by the coding sequence ATGGACAAAACCTGTTGGACATCACGATCAATCGTACCTGGATTGCTGCCATGGCAATCGTATGGGTTGGCGTTTGTTCTTGGGATTGTCTCCTTCAAATATCCAGTCTCGTCCATGGCAGGGCTTGGCGTGGTCTATCTGGCAGATTTCCTGCTGCGAGGACGGTCATGCCGATTGCCATTGCTGGTCTTTGTCTGCTGTGCGGCTTTTGGGTTCGGGTATGCTGCTCAGCGAACGCCGGAACTGCCGCAGGGGATACCCACTTGGGCCGAAACCAGAAAGCCGATCCTGGTTCGGGCCGTAGCGGAACGAGTCGAGCCTCGTTCAAGCAACAGGCTTCGTGTTGTGCTTGGAGATATCCGGTGCATGGTTGATGGTGTTGAGGAAACCCTGCCGGGACAGATGGCGTTGTCTATCCGTCATCCGTTGTATCGGCCTGTTCCTGGGCAGAAGCTTGAAGCTCTGCTCCGTGTTGTTCCTGTACGCAGTTTTGGCAATCCTGGTGGCTGGGATTATGGCTGGTACTGGCAGCGACAGGGCGTTTTTTGGCGGGCATGGCCCGTCGGTAAAGCACCTCTCGTATGGGGAGAATCTCCTGCAGACGTCTTGTGGCAGGTGAAAGCTCAATTGCGTCACACCGTGTCAGAGTTGCTTCCCGGGACACAGGCGGGAGCCATGGTTCTGGCCTTGACCACGGGTGACCGTTCTTTGCTTTCCAATGAGACAATGGAAGCGACACGGAGTGCCGGGCTTGCACATACTTTGGCGTTGTCCGGGCTGCATGTGGGGTTTGTGGCGGCCATGGGATTTGCACTGGCATTGGTTGTGGGCTGGATGTATCCGCCGTTGCTTCTGACCATTCCCCGACCCAAGCTGGCTGTTCTGATGGCGGCACCATTGGTGCTTGGCTATGCATGGCTCGGACAGCCTTCCGCATCCTTGATCCGCGCTGCCACGATGTTTGGATTCTGGGGATTCCTTTTGCTTCAGGGGCGGGGCCGTGTTCTCATGGACGGGCTTTTTTTTGCCGTGTTGACCATTGTGTTCGTTTCACCCATGGCGGTCTTTGATCTCAGCCTGCAAATGTCTGTGGTCGCAGTGGCTGGTATCGGACTCATGTATCCTCATTTTCGGTCACTGTTTTTATCTGGCGGCTCATGGCCTCGGCAACTTGTGTGCTGGGCTGTCGGTGTCATGTGTACGAGTTTGAGCGCGAATATTGCGCTGCTCCCGCTTATATCGTGGTATTTCGGCACATTGTGCCCGAACCTGCTGCTCAACCTGATTTGGCTGCCTGCACTTGGTTTTGTGGTCATGCCGCTGGGGCTGGCGGGGGTACTCATGACGCTTTTCCCATGGACACAAGGTGTTGGCGGCGTCCTGCTCGGCTGGGCAGCGCAGGTTACGGAGTGGATGTTGGCTCTGCTTTCTGCGGTCGATGCTGCTGGATTGACGCCCGTTTTTGCTGTGCTCAGACCTTTGTGGCCGGAAATGCTCGGCTGCGCGCTGTTACTGGTTGTGGTCGTGTCCATTGTTCGAAGTTCACGGCGGGTGCCAGTGGAATTGGCTGCTATCGGATTTGTTCTTCTCATTTCCCCGCATATTTCGGTTATGGTGTCTGATGCCCGTGATGAAGTTCGATTGACCATGGTTGACGTCGGGCTTGGGCAGGCCCTGGTCGTATCGCTTCCCGGCGGACATCGTTGGCTGGTGGACGGCGGAGGTGGATCACGCACGTTCGATCTGGGTGAGGCCGTGGTTGCTCCGGTTTTGACACGTGGCAGACCTCCTCGTCTGGATGGTGTGTTCATGACGCACCCGGACGTGGATCACAGCCATGGTCTGCCGTTTATTCTCGATAGGTTCAATGTCGGAGCGTTCTATACCAACGGCATGATGCCGAGGGGCAGGGCTGGTGAACGGCTGCGGGCGGCATTGTCGCGCCACAATCTTGTTCCATGCTCCCTGATAACCGGGGAAACTGTGCCGCTGATTGAAAACGGCTTTTTTGAAGTGCTGCATCCAGGAAAGGAATTTAAAAGTTCCAAAGCCAATGAAAGATCATTGGTCATGCGGTTAGTCTGGAATGAAAAACCGCTGGCTTTATTGACGGGTGATGTGGAAAAGGCCGGGATCGACGCCCTGTTGAATGATGAAAGCATGATGAGGTCAGAGGTTCTTGTCCTGCCCCACCATGGAAGTCGGAGCAGCTTTGATCCGAGGATGTATGAGGCTGTTAAGTCACAGGTTGTTTTGTGCTCCAATGGCTATCTTAACCGGTATGGATTTCCGGACCCGGATGTGGTGCGTGAGGTTGGAGGTCGGGTGCTGATGACTTCACGTCATGGTCAGGTCGTATGTACCTGGAGTGACTCCGGGCTTGGTGTGGAGTCGTTTTATCCATAG
- a CDS encoding HDOD domain-containing protein — MTELNKKLLAAVEKMPAFPQSVNQVLKLTADINCSQRDLVEVVKRDPVFTLKILRLVNSAYFGLSREITSINQASVYLGLNTLKNISLGLAAVGAIPKSAGKRMDMGGFWLHSLAVATATRMLGLKLGVSRDDAADYFAAGLLHDVGKVVFALYMPEEFEEATNRSAEPGVSFYQCERDVIGATHADIGAMLAQKWNLPVELHDAIARHHSIGSGEPSQLLDCLFVANQITKKLSFGSAGDFEVEPLPDSVKERFSMDMDELVEDLPTLDEEVENARIFIKLGEA, encoded by the coding sequence ATGACGGAACTGAATAAGAAATTACTTGCTGCCGTTGAGAAAATGCCTGCATTCCCTCAGAGTGTGAATCAGGTTTTGAAATTAACCGCGGATATCAACTGTTCGCAGAGGGATCTGGTTGAAGTTGTCAAGCGTGATCCGGTATTTACCCTGAAAATATTGAGATTGGTCAACTCTGCCTATTTCGGTTTGTCGCGGGAGATTACCTCGATCAATCAGGCCAGCGTATATCTCGGTCTGAATACTCTGAAAAATATTTCCTTGGGATTGGCTGCTGTAGGGGCAATACCCAAATCCGCCGGTAAACGGATGGATATGGGCGGATTTTGGTTGCATTCCCTGGCCGTGGCTACGGCCACGCGCATGCTCGGGTTGAAGCTCGGTGTGTCGCGTGACGATGCCGCTGATTATTTTGCTGCCGGATTGTTGCATGATGTCGGCAAGGTCGTGTTTGCCTTGTATATGCCTGAAGAATTCGAGGAAGCCACGAACCGTTCTGCTGAACCTGGAGTTTCATTTTATCAGTGTGAAAGGGACGTTATTGGGGCCACCCATGCCGACATCGGTGCTATGCTCGCCCAAAAATGGAATCTTCCTGTGGAGTTGCATGACGCCATCGCGCGACACCATTCCATCGGCTCTGGTGAACCTTCACAGCTTCTCGACTGTCTGTTCGTGGCAAACCAGATCACGAAGAAACTTTCATTCGGTTCTGCCGGAGATTTTGAAGTTGAGCCTTTGCCCGATTCAGTCAAGGAGCGATTTTCCATGGACATGGATGAGCTTGTCGAGGATTTGCCCACTTTGGATGAGGAAGTGGAAAATGCTCGAATATTCATCAAGCTCGGGGAGGCCTGA
- the ricT gene encoding regulatory iron-sulfur-containing complex subunit RicT, which yields MSQILGVKFNDYGQVYYFTSGPFVVREGQHVIVKTDQGMGLGKVILIRQAPKEEDDNDSHKPIYRLANEKDMESIAENEALSKDAFKYCRKCVSTHKLGMKLVDVEVFFDRSKMVFYFTAPGRIDFRELIKDLVREYRTRIELRQIGVRHETQMLGAIGNCGQICCCRRFMRKFVPVTIKMAKEQNLFLNPTKISGICGRLLCCLSFEQEGYEEFHRMCPRVGKKYTTSLGQVKVLRSNFFKKSLSLLTESFEEQEVSIDEWNEIVNKPPSEEAMGEAKPRNQRSKRGGRPSKPEEPRRDVSREKEPSEDKTDEARGRSTLKRSDKNESDKGDRKRYPRKERPEKKERDDASVRSAPEGKSDSLSDDEKSKRGRRPRRRRRRPSKK from the coding sequence ATGAGCCAAATACTTGGTGTTAAATTTAATGATTACGGTCAGGTATATTATTTTACCTCTGGCCCTTTCGTGGTCCGTGAAGGACAACACGTTATCGTCAAGACCGATCAGGGCATGGGATTGGGGAAAGTTATTCTGATTCGTCAGGCTCCCAAGGAAGAAGACGACAATGACAGCCATAAGCCCATCTATCGTCTCGCTAATGAAAAAGACATGGAGTCTATAGCCGAGAACGAGGCACTATCCAAGGATGCCTTCAAGTACTGCAGGAAATGTGTTTCCACACATAAACTGGGCATGAAACTAGTCGATGTGGAGGTCTTTTTTGATCGGTCCAAGATGGTTTTCTATTTTACAGCCCCCGGCCGTATTGATTTTCGTGAATTGATCAAGGATCTTGTCCGGGAATATCGGACCCGCATTGAATTGCGGCAGATAGGTGTGCGCCATGAGACCCAGATGCTCGGCGCGATCGGTAACTGCGGTCAGATATGCTGTTGTCGTCGGTTCATGCGAAAGTTTGTTCCTGTGACAATCAAAATGGCCAAGGAACAGAATCTTTTCCTTAATCCGACCAAAATTTCGGGAATATGCGGTCGCCTGCTCTGTTGCCTCAGCTTTGAGCAGGAAGGATATGAGGAGTTTCACCGCATGTGTCCGCGTGTGGGCAAGAAGTACACGACTTCTCTGGGCCAAGTGAAAGTTCTTCGTTCCAATTTCTTCAAGAAAAGTCTTTCTCTGCTTACTGAGAGTTTTGAGGAGCAGGAAGTTTCCATTGACGAATGGAATGAAATAGTTAACAAGCCGCCCAGTGAAGAGGCTATGGGTGAAGCCAAGCCTCGGAACCAGCGAAGCAAGCGCGGTGGCAGGCCGTCCAAGCCTGAGGAGCCCCGTCGTGATGTTTCTCGCGAGAAAGAGCCGTCTGAGGACAAGACAGACGAGGCTCGTGGTCGCAGTACGCTGAAGCGAAGCGACAAAAATGAGAGTGACAAAGGGGATCGTAAGCGGTACCCACGTAAGGAACGTCCCGAGAAGAAAGAGCGGGATGACGCATCGGTTCGTTCTGCCCCCGAAGGAAAGAGCGACTCCCTTTCTGATGATGAAAAATCCAAAAGAGGGCGCAGGCCCAGAAGGCGTAGGCGCAGGCCTTCCAAAAAATAA